The genomic stretch TAACAGCAACTGAAAAGACTAAAGTTGCTACATTAGGTAAAGCTGGTTTCCAAAGACTTTTAGGTCCTGTTAGGGAAGTTTTAGAATTCAATGATCCAACTCGTCATTAAACATACCCCATACATCATTAAATATACGTTCATTAAATACctttagttttttttatttttttttcaccaTCCTATATaactaatatattttatttttaccttATTTAATGTTATactaatagaaaaaaaattttcaaaaaaaagaaataaaaaaaaatataaaaaaaaacagttaaaaattcatcattacTCATGTTTTCATTAAGTACATACGTATTTACtttgtatattttcttgTCGTTGAAGTAATTGGACTTGAACGGCCAGTTGCCTTTATGAATTGACCAGTTGATATTGTGGTCGGAATTGTTGTATAGCCTGCATCTGTATCCGTCCTTAACgaatttggaatatttgtATTGGTAGTATTATCCCAAATATCTGACATATCCGAAGTTGAATCTCCTTCTTGAGAGCCaaagttattattagattcaaTACTGTTATCGAAGGTCCCATTTTCACTCTTGGGAGTTTGTAATTGAATTGCCCCGTTAatataatcattattattgtcaTTTTGGAAATAATTTGACGGTAGTTTAGTCATCAAATCAAGCACCTCTTCTTTCGTAGGCAGTGATGATCTGTTAGGGGTTATAtctgaatttttcttcGATCTTAGAGTTGGGGTAGGGGTAGAACcataatcaattaatgaatttcgtaaatatttagaatcATTCATATCTATGTTGCtagttttattatcaatattggGTGTATCATTGATAGTATTTATAATAGAATCAGATGTCATTATATCATCtgtaataatgatattaatattcttaaatagCCTTCTAAAGTTTGCtttaatagaatataaaaCATCTTTTATTGAAGTTTGTGTCTCAAAgaatctaattttaataaaactaaaaattaGTGTAgaatatttccaaatagGGATATCTATGGAATAATCAGGTACTTTCAAATTACTTTGAATGTAACCTAAGAATCCGCCAGTTAATAGCCCTATCATGATCCCAAATGATACTATAActagaaaatattgaatgatggcaatgaagaaataaaaaaccgATATTTTCTTGGAATTATAAAggatatttataattgaggtattgaaaaacaatttcaaaaaaatattaagtggtaaaaaaataaattgattaaattcTTGGTAAATATGCCAATGGGCATCAAAATGAAAGTTTTGgataaataatagattGGTACCAAAATAGACGAGTGTAAAACTCGCCATGATTCGTTAAGCACTATGCCTACCAGTACAACTggtaatgaaataatataatatatggTCTGTAGAGATTGAATTGCAGAATGTTGATTAAGTATGTACATGATATATTGATGTAGCTCTTTTATGCATTTGCTATTGTATCGTCTCcaagttattatttgttatgCTTTGAAATAAATGTCTTTCTTAGTCATGTCTTTGTTTTCTTTAGCTAAATCCAATACtttttaatactttttattataaataccCTTTATTCTTGTTACCTTTTTACTGTAAATGTGATTTACCCTAATAAAGATGCTCATCGATTTGCATTCACCACTTAATCTCGCAGACTCAAAAGCTGTAATTACCCGCACACTATTTAAACTATATAAACTAAGCGATTTTCAGATTTGGCTTTTAGTATAATGTTGGGTTAATgtaactattattattcacGATGCTATgcaatataaaataaaaaaaaatttaaagtcAAGAACAAGCAACGGTAAAGTGGCCAGTACTGCTGACAATAATATACATAAGGCTATGTCAATATTAACAGCAAATACTGTTACACCTATATAAACACAACTATGCCTGAGGTCTAGACTATTTGTCAAGATTTATGTCATGCTTAATCTCCCTTTCTGCCCCGCGTCCCTCACTCATATAGGACAGTGGGTCCTTCTTACTGTGGAGAAGAACAAGCCAGTGAGTCCAGCTACGCTTTGATACATCGTTTGCCTGAGACCCGCTGGATCGTGTGCGTGGCCATTAATCTTGGTGTTGTTTTCCAAACACTAGGGTCGTGGTCGTGTCCTATATATAACCACTTTATTACTGTAACATTGTTAATTCatgtttcaattttttttttatatcttgtaaattatacaaataagcgagtataaaaaaaatgaaatactCGAGAAATCTTGCCATTTTCTTTAAGTTTGCCGGAAACGCTGTTGTGAGTCAACCAAGTCAAAGCGAGGAAAAGCGTTCCGAAGGAAAATGGGTAGATATATACCTGATACGATAtctaatataaataaaggataaatatttcagtGGTGGgaatgaaatttattattcaaaagaaaaacttGTAATTTGGTCATTCAAAGATACAGAATATAGcattaactttttttgGAAATGTTGCGTTCTGCCCTTAAATCTAACACTAGAAGCGGTTTGAAATTGGCTTCAAGTCAAAGATGGAACTCTTCATCTACATCTGCTTTGGCTTATAAGAAATTGCACAAGAAAAGGGTGAACCCTCCTTTACCAACAATCGAGAACCCTGAATGGAATGCTAATGCTGCGGTCTCTTCCATTTTATATGAAACTCCAACTCCATCTCGTCAACCAAGAAAACAACATGTTTTGAATTGTTTGGTTCAAAACGAACCAGGGGTCTTAGCAAGAGTATCTAGTACTCTTGCTGCTAGAGGTTTCAATATCGATTCATTAGTCGTTTGTAACACAGAAGTCAAAGATTTAAGTAGAATGACCATTGTCTTACAAGGTCAGGACGGTGTTATCGAACAGGCAAGAAGACAATTGGAGGATCAAGTCCCTGTCTATGCAGTTTTGGACTACACTCATGCAGAGATCGTAAAGAGAGAGTTGGTCCTTGCAAGAATCTCATTGATGGGTAGTGAATATTTccaagatttattaatccAACATAAGCAAACTGTTTCAGAAGTGGAAAAAACCAATGAGGAATTGGTCACTGAAATTAGAGAAAAGACTTTCCATCCAACTAACTTACCTCCAAGTGAGATTTTGAGATTGAAACATGAGcatttaaatgatatttctAACTTGGCCAAAAATTTTGGTGCTAAAGTTGTCGATATTAGTGAAACTAATTGTATCGTTGAAATTGCTGCTAAACCAACTCGTGTTTCAGCATTcttaaaattattggaacCATTTGGTATCTTAGAATGTGCTAGATCCGGGATGATGGCTTTGCCAAGAACTCCATTAAAGAATGATCATGATTATGAAGATATTGCCACTGAGGAAAAAATCAACGAAATTGttgatatttcaaaacTACCTCCGGGTTAATCTGAGTTTATTTTTGTCCACCTTTTCCACCCTCTCACCTTCTTTTGTGCATACTACCTTTTTCCTTGTCTATTTACTCATGACTCATCAATcacattatatttaatattctaTCCACCAATTATATATCCTACTAACTTTACTCACAATCTCTCCATTTACattcttgattttttatatcaaGCCatgtttattttgtttattttgattattagtAATTTAGACTATTCattacatatatatttatttaagtGCAATTTTTGAAAGCACCggtttttattagatttgtttttttttacaactCATCattaagaatatatattagtgttttatttattcttttatttacatGGGcgttttatattttaagtGAGTATACAATGATAGACTCATTGCACATATGTATGTTTAGAATTATAGACTGGGACGTTGTCTAATAACATTCTCAACGTGATGTGTTTCATAATTATAACGTTTGATTAGTATATCACCAGTCTTGTTCTTAACtttcttgtttttcttgttgCTACTATTCTTCTTTTGTAGTTCCTTTAGTTGCTCTAAAGTTGGATTAACAATCTCATTGGTAACAgcatataaatatttgttacGTAAAGACACTTCTTCCGATTTAGTCAAATAACTAGATACTGGAACTTCGCCTTCAGTTGATTTACTCTTATCAAAAATTTGTTGGATTTCCTTATATTTAGATTCAGATTTTAGAGctttcaaattttcaattaatttggatcttaattgatttttatcTGATTGGGATAAGAATTTAACAAtgttaaaattattatcaaatgaaattgattgattaattaatttagttAATTGGTTTAACTTTTCTTGTTGTTGAGTCAATTCTTCTGATGATTGCTTTAATCTtctattttgtaatttttgtaaagtctctaaataataagatgCATTGAATTGAGATTCAGATAAAGGTATCCCATTTTTTAAACAGAGTCTTAGACGGATTAAATAGTCTAAACACAGCtctaaatcttcatcattcTTGATAGAATCTAGCtttatttcttcttgtaagaaagttttaaatatattcctTAGATTTGTTctattttcttctctttGCTGTAACCCTTTTAGAATATCATCTTTAGCTAATTCTGTTTTTCTGGGTAAAAATTCACTAACCTCTTTGTAAAGCtttggatttttttttttagaaactAATAAGTGGCCAAATCTTCTAACAGTAGGTTCAAAATGTGGAGTTGGCAATCTAATATCACGGCTTAATGAAACACCaatgaattttctttttggaTGAAAAGgatccaaataataacgTACTACACCAGGCTCCTTGGCATATATGGTATGATCTTTACCAATACCAACATTTTCGCCAGGATAAAACTTTGTACCACGCTGCCTCATTATAATTTCACCTATTTTAACATTTTGGccttcatatttttttggacCTAATCGACGACCTGCAGAATCTTTCATGGAGGTTCTTGAACCAGCAGCTTTTTTGGTAGAAGATCTGATTTGAGTAAATACAGCAGAATTACCTTGACGCCATGATGGTAgatttttagaattattctttattagcTCAAAGATCATTGTGTGTTCCcctaaattattttgttgttCGAAGATaccttttattttttttttcttaatattaaatttaaactaGAATATActtgaaaagaaaataaggAAATGagtttttatataaatataaataaaaataaaaataaaaatataggAGCTCTTGTTAGAATGATACAATTGCTAATCTGAAAATGGTTTTCAATACTATTTTTGCTTTCAGgtttttttactttaatggtgttaattttttaaattttgatggATTTCATGAAACGGTAATTCGCCCGAACTGcattctaatattttaataagtgttaaaatgaaatatacTTATTGATTTCGTATTTTGAGTTACAAAGGATAGTGTAGGCTAGAATAACTCTTCAGGTAAAATTACTGTCTGTTTAGTTTGAGCAAAGCACTTATATAAAacgatattttttttatgaagACTTTATCATTGTTGATTGAAGGTCTCAAAATCTCCATAGTGGGGgttttaaaatttagatTAGTAGGctcattaaatttaaataactATCTGTCTTATAAGAGCACATTAATTCATTCTATgggttaatttttttaggaaataatattgtgtgacattaataattttaactTGTTGcagaaattattatattttctaaatacTTGTGTCTTCATTTCAGGGTACCATTTGAGATGCAAATAAAAACGCttctaaatcattaaagattaaaaatttgCACTATAGTAGACTGTCTAATATCTATTAAACTTGAAGAAATTTGTCTAATCTTAATACTATATAATGTTCTGAATGTGATGTCGCACATAAGGATAATTTCTACacctaatattattattatcataatcCTTTTTCTTCCAAACTTAGGTACTATTCCAGGataagatttttttttcatatatcTCATAATCTTTCCTCTATATTAAAAGAGTTTACTTAACCTATTATATAGAGTATACATAAATCATGTATTAATGCTTAGGCTTTGCTTTTCAACTTATTAtaactttaaaaaagatataagCCACAATgcaattttcaatttactTTATCTTGAAGGAACATACCACTACTAGACgactttattatttactaCATTTTCTAATTATATACATTTTGAAAAGTCCTGGAAAATGTGACATAGTGATACTGTCAGTACACTGTGCCAAGGGTTAGGAGCTTACAAGCCCTAACTAAATCAGAGACGTTCGCGTCAACATGTTGCGACGCGTAAACTCGCTTGTATATAAAGCGATGCCCATGAGGCATCTATATAGAATTACACGGAATAAGATAAGTAAGTTATagttataagaataatcaGGGTTATAGTCATCTGTAAAATACTAGCCAGATCACtatataatagaaaatgttGTAATCGTCTCGGGACgatactaataatactataaGGGCTTAGGGTTTACACATACCTGAACTATTCTTGAGTTATTGGACTTTTACACTAAATGCTAGAGTACCACTTGtacttaaataataacttgtttttcttataactataaaattaatatgaaCGAATTATAAACTTATGAATTCTTGATGGATAAGTAGCCCTATTTATACGTTTTCAAATAGAACTATTTATCCTGaatattagtttattaACTTGTCAAGCAATTGCACAATTGCATGATATTATGACTCATAGTCATATAATTCTGTGAACGCACGATTGTACGATTGTATTACTCGTAGTCATCTGATCACGTGATCGTTTGCTTAAAGCCTAAACTTGAGAacattactttttattatttagtaTATGTCTACaaaaagaacaagaaatatATGGTTTCGTGGTCTAGTTGGTTATGGCATCTGCTTAACACGCAGAACGTCCCCAGTTCGATCCTGGGCGAAAtcattttttgtaaaaaaattttatcacgtgatgATAGAAGGTGGTGGTTTACCTTTTTAGCTAACCaattaaagttaaattAACAATATCAGATATTCTGTTTAAtctccaaaaaaaaagggtGTGAGAGTATTGTTTGTAACAGTTCCTTGCacattaatttaaatttttctttgccAACCACGCCTTAGTTGAACAAAGAGATACTACTCTTGCGTTAATATTCTTAAGAGTTTTAAACCTATTGAACATTTGTTCAAGTCTATATAtccatattatttattgtacTTACAAAGATTATCTGCATACTCTCGATGGTCAATTTATTGTTATAACTGACCATTCTACACTACAATtcacttttattattcactCAGTTTCACAAGAGcaaatatcaaattatatCTGATACTTCAAGTATCAAAGTAACCAATGTCTTCCTAACtaataagaaataatattgaatttcttttttacaTGCTTTCGAAATTCTTAGGCTTCTTagaacttttttttattcgaTCGTACAGTAAACCCTGTGGAGCGCCTCGATGcgattttttgaaatttgaaattttaaattaattctaaCACTGAGTaaacaaagaaaacaaagaaTTTTGTCATTAATACTAAATCCATAATCGAAACTCCGAGTGTCTAGGTCAGCATTTTCCTGTTTGGTCCCATTTTGTGTTTTAATGCTACATCTTTGGGTAGATCATTTAATTGGCATATACGTTTTGGTTAAGTTTGATTGAAGTTgacttttattattgtttttttcactaGATAACTAAGAGACAATATTCAAAGAATCAATTTCGTAAAAAAGACTAAAATAAGCACTAgcattaatatataatggATAATCAATTGGCTTCTTTATTTACGTCAATAAGAAACTTGAAGTCCTACCCTGATGTTAATACAGATACGTTggttaataatgatatagaagaaaataatagaaatgtTGCCAGAAGTTTAAACGATGACATTATTTTAAAGGACCAAATACGGAATAAcatgaataatttatcaattgatgaaattaattcaaatttacgACACTTTAAAACTCATTTAagttatattaataatactagAAAGCGACTAACATCAAttcaaaatgatttaaaggaaattttgaataactATAGCAATCAAAACAGGGCAACTTTTTCAAGTGGCTCATTTGATACCAATGCTGATGATACCTTTACAGCTGACACAACAGATATTACCAATACTTCACATACACATACTGTAGATTCCTCTAACACTGCACCAACAGCTGCTACAACTAATACTACAATCCCTCCTCCCCCTTCAACTTTTATCGAAACTGCGACTGCAACATCAGTATCATCAAATGGTATCCAAGTAAAGCCTTATACATATGACAGTCAAGATcgtaataaagataaagatgaagatggcGATCAAATAATGGGTGACGCTGATGATTTGATACCAACATCTTCCCctccaccaccaccaccaccaccgCCTCCTCCATACTCGCCTGTTCATTCTCCAACATTTCAAAGTAATGATATATCTAAGACAGATCAACCTATTGAAACAGGAGTTGAAATTACTATTAacgaaaataatgataataataaaatggaTATCAATCCACTTGCCGAACTAGGAACCAAAGAGGAGAAAGCAGCAAAGTTATCCTCAAATAATGCTAAGGATATTACATCGACAAGCACAAACTCTCTGGTAGATAATAATCCAAATCCACATAAGAAAGATAGGAAAGTGAATAGTGATAAAGTGGAAGATACAAAAGTAAAACAGAGTATAAAGGTACGATATGATAAGATTACAATGGAATCAACTGTTAATGATATTCAAGAAGATATCCCTCCTCCACCTTCGCCTCCTCCGCCTCCTCTCACAGAACCTCCTGAAACTTTACCACAACCACAATCGGTGGATGATAACCTACTAAGCTCTCCACTAGTACGTACAGGAAAAACTGCCGGTAAAACAACGCCTCCAGGGTTTGGATCAgataatataaaagatGATCAATCTCTGATAACGCCAAATAATGGAATAATTATGAACCCTGATTTGCCGTCGAAACCAATTGGTAAGCAATATTGGCTAAGTAAATATTCTATCGAATGTTCAATACAATTAGGTTGTGAAGTAGCCTATAAACCAAAGAAATCAATTGATGGCGAATGGTTTCACTGTGAAGTTGTAAAAGTTTCATCTGATGGTATTAGGTTTGAAGTTAGAGACCCTGAGCCAGATGAATTCGGTAAGCAGGGGAAGATATTTAAATGTAATTGGAAAGATATCATATTAATACCTCcgaaaaatttaattaagaagaatcaattaatcaattatcCAAACGGTTTAAAAGTATTAGCAAGATATCCGGAAACAACAACTTTTTACCCAGCAGTTGTAATCTCGAATAAAAGAGATGGCACATGCAGATTGAAATTTGATGGCGAAGAGGAGGCTGATAAGCAGACGGAAGTTCCAAGAAGGTTTGTATTACCTTTCCCTACAGTGTCTGCATTCCCCACAAAAAAGCATTAAAAgcaaacaaaaaaagaaaaagaaaaaaaaagtataagaaattaataaaaccACGgatattttacttttttatatGCTATATAATTACTCACACGTGCAATGTCACagtataatatttcaaatcataTAAGATATTCTAGCTAATCTTTTTCTTCGTCTCTTTTCTGTATTAATCGTCGAAAGCGATTTTACACAATTTTCGCTGCtggagaaaaaaattattgaaaaaaaataactagGCAAAAATGAagtaaataattaaatacaGATTAATGATTTCGTAAACAATCAAGATTAATATAACTAGATTTAACCGCGGTCCtcaaacaaataaaatttttgtacatacttttgaaaataaaatatttttaacaatctaattgtaaattatttcttacaattttttgttGAGTAAAATAATTGAGGTATACAGGATTAACTAAATTTTGCTGAAAACACTAATATAAGATGTCGGATATCGAAAGAGATTTTAATGTATGTTTTTAATTGCAAGTTAGGAGATTAATGAAAAGGGAAAAGTAAATgtttattgatttattcATAAGGTTTCTTTTATCCACCTCTTTTTTgcttattttttctttatttgattaaattggagagatttttttatatttctattttcaaaCGAAATAACTATAAAGATTGGTATAATAATTCTGGTTTTGTTTGGTTGTTTGTTTGTCTGTTTTCTCTTCTTCTGATGTATATGTATCATTTGGTTATAATGGATGGTTTCTGCATGTGGTTGAGTAATTCGAGGTATAAAAAAGTCACTCCATATTGATTGTCTATTGAGAAGCACTTTAACTAACAAATAGaactaaataaattattaaatttttattttaatagtttattttttttagcaaCACTTCCCTTAAATGTAGAGTAGTGAGCGTACTAGATCTAGATCTCGTGTACGTGAGAGACATAGTGAAGAGAGTTTCGATTCAATGGATAGAGGTAGGAGAGATAGAGACGACAGAAGTAGATATTCCTCCCGTAGGCCCACCAGATATAATAACGGGGATAGCCAGCGGGATTCGTCATATAGCAGGGGTTATAGTAATTATTCAAGAGACCAGAGTAGCAGAGGTCGTCGTGACTATTATAATGATAGGCCCAGACAACCGCATGGGAGATTTGGAGGAAGACAGAGATCTAGTAGAGGAGATTACGGTCCATTATTATCAAGGGAATTAGATAGTACGTATGAGGAAAAAGTTAACAGGAATTATTCCAATAGTGTCTTTGTTGGAAATTTAACCTTTGATACCCAACCGGgtgatttaaaagattatttttCCCAAGTAGGTGATGTTATTAGGGCAGATATAATTACATCAAAGGGACATCATAGAGGCATGGGAACTGTTGAATTTTCAAACCCAGAAGCAGTAGATGCAGCAATTTCCAAATTAGATGGTTCATACCTATTAGATAGACAGATTTTTGTCAGACAGGATAATCCACCACCAGAAGGAACTCGTGAAAGACGCCAGCCGCCAAGAGAAAGAAATAGCCGTGACAGTAGGGATAGAGACGCTAGTAGAGGAAGAGATAGAGATATCGGTAGAGGAAGGGAAAGAGGAGACCATATTCCAAAACATGAGCAAGAAGgatatgaaatatttgttgCCAATGTACCATTTGCTACTACTTGGCAAACCCTcaaagatttatttaagGAAACTGGTGATGTTTTACGTGCTGATGTGGAACTAGATCGTGATGGGTATTCGAGAGGTTTTGGTATTGTTATAATGGCCACAAAGGAAGATATGGAAAGATCCATTGAAAGATTCAATGGTTATGAATTAGAAGGTAGAAAATTGGATGTTAGAGCTGGTCATGGTAGAAAATCACCATCCTCTTCATCCCACGAATATGATTCTTATTACAACGATTCTGCTGCTAGAAGCGACTCAAGGAAACAAGAAAGAAGTGACGGTGTTCATAGACAATTCACAGAAGGTGTTGTTGGTGGGGGAGAAAGAAGTAACCTGATATACTGTAGTAATTTACCTTTTACCACTGCCCGTAGTGATTTATATGATTTGTTTGGTACTATTGGTCAAATAACTAATActgatttaaaatatgaCTCAGATGGTAAG from Henningerozyma blattae CBS 6284 chromosome 4, complete genome encodes the following:
- the LDB16 gene encoding Ldb16p (similar to Saccharomyces cerevisiae LDB16 (YCL005W); ancestral locus Anc_1.414) — its product is MASFTLVYFGTNLLFIQNFHFDAHWHIYQEFNQFIFLPLNIFLKLFFNTSIINILYNSKKISVFYFFIAIIQYFLVIVSFGIMIGLLTGGFLGYIQSNLKVPDYSIDIPIWKYSTLIFSFIKIRFFETQTSIKDVLYSIKANFRRLFKNINIIITDDIMTSDSIINTINDTPNIDNKTSNIDMNDSKYLRNSLIDYGSTPTPTLRSKKNSDITPNRSSLPTKEEVLDLMTKLPSNYFQNDNNNDYINGAIQLQTPKSENGTFDNSIESNNNFGSQEGDSTSDMSDIWDNTTNTNIPNSLRTDTDAGYTTIPTTISTGQFIKATGRSSPITSTTRKYTK
- the ILV6 gene encoding acetolactate synthase regulatory subunit (similar to Saccharomyces cerevisiae ILV6 (YCL009C); ancestral locus Anc_1.411); this encodes MLRSALKSNTRSGLKLASSQRWNSSSTSALAYKKLHKKRVNPPLPTIENPEWNANAAVSSILYETPTPSRQPRKQHVLNCLVQNEPGVLARVSSTLAARGFNIDSLVVCNTEVKDLSRMTIVLQGQDGVIEQARRQLEDQVPVYAVLDYTHAEIVKRELVLARISLMGSEYFQDLLIQHKQTVSEVEKTNEELVTEIREKTFHPTNLPPSEILRLKHEHLNDISNLAKNFGAKVVDISETNCIVEIAAKPTRVSAFLKLLEPFGILECARSGMMALPRTPLKNDHDYEDIATEEKINEIVDISKLPPG
- the MRP7 gene encoding mitochondrial 54S ribosomal protein bL27m (similar to Saccharomyces cerevisiae MRP7 (YNL005C); ancestral locus Anc_1.410), with the translated sequence MIFELIKNNSKNLPSWRQGNSAVFTQIRSSTKKAAGSRTSMKDSAGRRLGPKKYEGQNVKIGEIIMRQRGTKFYPGENVGIGKDHTIYAKEPGVVRYYLDPFHPKRKFIGVSLSRDIRLPTPHFEPTVRRFGHLLVSKKKNPKLYKEVSEFLPRKTELAKDDILKGLQQREENRTNLRNIFKTFLQEEIKLDSIKNDEDLELCLDYLIRLRLCLKNGIPLSESQFNASYYLETLQKLQNRRLKQSSEELTQQQEKLNQLTKLINQSISFDNNFNIVKFLSQSDKNQLRSKLIENLKALKSESKYKEIQQIFDKSKSTEGEVPVSSYLTKSEEVSLRNKYLYAVTNEIVNPTLEQLKELQKKNSSNKKNKKVKNKTGDILIKRYNYETHHVENVIRQRPSL
- the SGF29 gene encoding Sgf29p (similar to Saccharomyces cerevisiae SGF29 (YCL010C); ancestral locus Anc_1.409) yields the protein MDNQLASLFTSIRNLKSYPDVNTDTLVNNDIEENNRNVARSLNDDIILKDQIRNNMNNLSIDEINSNLRHFKTHLSYINNTRKRLTSIQNDLKEILNNYSNQNRATFSSGSFDTNADDTFTADTTDITNTSHTHTVDSSNTAPTAATTNTTIPPPPSTFIETATATSVSSNGIQVKPYTYDSQDRNKDKDEDGDQIMGDADDLIPTSSPPPPPPPPPPPYSPVHSPTFQSNDISKTDQPIETGVEITINENNDNNKMDINPLAELGTKEEKAAKLSSNNAKDITSTSTNSLVDNNPNPHKKDRKVNSDKVEDTKVKQSIKVRYDKITMESTVNDIQEDIPPPPSPPPPPLTEPPETLPQPQSVDDNLLSSPLVRTGKTAGKTTPPGFGSDNIKDDQSLITPNNGIIMNPDLPSKPIGKQYWLSKYSIECSIQLGCEVAYKPKKSIDGEWFHCEVVKVSSDGIRFEVRDPEPDEFGKQGKIFKCNWKDIILIPPKNLIKKNQLINYPNGLKVLARYPETTTFYPAVVISNKRDGTCRLKFDGEEEADKQTEVPRRFVLPFPTVSAFPTKKH
- the GBP2 gene encoding single-stranded telomeric DNA-binding/mRNA-binding protein (similar to Saccharomyces cerevisiae GBP2 (YCL011C) and HRB1 (YNL004W); ancestral locus Anc_1.408), translating into MDRGRRDRDDRSRYSSRRPTRYNNGDSQRDSSYSRGYSNYSRDQSSRGRRDYYNDRPRQPHGRFGGRQRSSRGDYGPLLSRELDSTYEEKVNRNYSNSVFVGNLTFDTQPGDLKDYFSQVGDVIRADIITSKGHHRGMGTVEFSNPEAVDAAISKLDGSYLLDRQIFVRQDNPPPEGTRERRQPPRERNSRDSRDRDASRGRDRDIGRGRERGDHIPKHEQEGYEIFVANVPFATTWQTLKDLFKETGDVLRADVELDRDGYSRGFGIVIMATKEDMERSIERFNGYELEGRKLDVRAGHGRKSPSSSSHEYDSYYNDSAARSDSRKQERSDGVHRQFTEGVVGGGERSNLIYCSNLPFTTARSDLYDLFGTIGQITNTDLKYDSDGKPTGIAIVEYDNIEDADICIDRLNNYTYGGCDLDISYGIRQD